In Azospirillum ramasamyi, the following are encoded in one genomic region:
- a CDS encoding histidine phosphatase family protein translates to MTDRFHFVRHGQTEDNRRGVRCGGDRDIVLTEHGVEQARLAAKRFRAQGHDCGLVIAGPLRRTAVTGALFAEALGVPLIHRDWLRERGLGRWNGLPIDLTRPWFAAGETPPGGESEGVFAARVLDGVEELAASSAGLLARRPLLVGSKGIGRILLHRLAGRPGVELENCEVVAFTRLSAPPGGPGRWRCDQLERLAGCAA, encoded by the coding sequence ATGACCGACCGGTTCCATTTCGTGCGCCACGGCCAGACCGAGGACAACCGCCGCGGCGTGCGCTGCGGCGGTGACCGCGACATCGTGCTGACCGAACATGGCGTCGAGCAGGCCCGCCTTGCGGCGAAGCGCTTCCGCGCCCAGGGCCACGACTGCGGCTTGGTGATCGCCGGACCGCTGCGGCGCACGGCGGTCACCGGCGCCCTGTTCGCGGAGGCGCTGGGCGTCCCGCTGATCCACCGCGACTGGCTGCGCGAACGCGGGCTGGGGCGGTGGAACGGGCTGCCGATCGACCTGACCCGCCCCTGGTTCGCCGCCGGCGAAACTCCGCCGGGCGGGGAGAGCGAGGGCGTGTTCGCCGCGCGCGTCCTCGACGGGGTGGAGGAACTCGCCGCCTCGTCCGCCGGCCTGCTGGCCCGCCGGCCGCTGCTGGTCGGCAGCAAGGGGATCGGCCGCATCCTGCTGCACCGTCTGGCCGGACGGCCGGGGGTGGAACTGGAGAATTGCGAGGTCGTGGCCTTCACCCGCCTGTCCGCCCCGCCGGGCGGGCCGGGACGGTGGCGCTGCGACCAGCTGGAGAGGCTGGCCGGATGCGCGGCCTGA